From a single Aquarana catesbeiana isolate 2022-GZ linkage group LG09, ASM4218655v1, whole genome shotgun sequence genomic region:
- the LOC141107279 gene encoding bcl-2-related ovarian killer protein homolog A-like, with the protein MAEAKHTDPVVREAYELSHDYIGYVTGRVTGPAPSPAACALRFAGDELVEKFPIFFKRWPRVFRGVTEDTACDLLIQTIDDNMREFWDRQKRQTGYPLDIPWSMVLSIYVLAGQMAIHCKENGMEKVLEPLAERVGHYMEENFCPVIRAKDGWVGFTKRYREKENVEGKVLQICLAVLITLLALLLTHCLWKRKMASL; encoded by the exons ATGGCTGAAGCTAAGCACACAGATCCTGTAGTCAGAGAGGCCTATGAGCTATCCCACGATTATATTGGTTATGTGACAGGGAGAGTCACAGGACCAGCACCTTCTCCAGCGGCCTGTGCATTGCGTTTTGCAGGCGATGAGCTTGTGGAAAAGTTTCCCATCTTTTTCAAGCGTTGGCCTCGAGTCTTTAGAGGTGTTACAGAAGACACAGCCTGCGACCTTCTGATTCAGACAATAGATGACAACATGAGAGAATTCTGGGACAGACAAAAGAGACAGACAGGATATCCACTTGACATACCGTGGAGCATGGTCCTATCTATCTATGTCCTAGCTGGTCAAATGGCCATCCACTGCAAAGAAAATGGGATGGAGAAGGTTCTGGAACCCTTGGCTGAAAGAGTTGGCCACTACATGGAGGAAAATTTTTGTCCTGTAATTAGAGCAAAAGACGGGTGG GTGGGTTTCACCAAACGGTACCGGGAAAAGGAAAATGTGGAGGGCAAAGTATTACAGATATGCTTAGCTGTTCTCATAACATTGCTGGCACTACTACTGACTCACTGTCTGTGGAAAAGAAAGATGGCATCACTTTGA